In one window of Agromyces badenianii DNA:
- a CDS encoding DegT/DnrJ/EryC1/StrS family aminotransferase encodes MTERIYMSSPDVGVLEEQFVVDALRSGWVAPLGPHVDAFEAEVASRAGVGHAVALSSGTAALHLGLVTLGVGSGDIVLTSTMTFVATANAIMYTGAEPYFVDCDPVTGEMDPALLAQALAELSAAGEHVAAIVPVDLLGKCVDYTSIERIATEYGVPLLADAAESLGANHRGRAAGSFGRASILSFNGNKIMTTSGGGMLLTDDEAFASQVRYLSTQARQPAVHYEHTEIGFNYRMSNLLAALGRAQLSRLDEMIARRRLHRERYKALFADVPGVEIFGAADDQHDNFWLTAIVVDPTVAGWEPSDLGDWLGEEAIESRPLWKPMHMQPVFADHRAALNGSSEALFRTGLTLPSGSALTPDQVRRVDERIGKFLEARR; translated from the coding sequence GTGACTGAGCGCATCTACATGTCTTCGCCCGATGTCGGCGTGCTCGAGGAGCAATTCGTCGTCGACGCGCTGCGTTCGGGTTGGGTCGCACCGCTCGGCCCGCACGTCGATGCGTTCGAAGCAGAGGTCGCGTCTCGCGCCGGAGTCGGACACGCTGTGGCGTTGTCGTCAGGCACGGCAGCTCTGCACCTGGGGCTCGTCACACTGGGAGTCGGTTCGGGCGACATCGTGCTCACATCGACGATGACCTTCGTCGCTACGGCGAATGCGATCATGTACACCGGTGCGGAGCCGTACTTCGTCGACTGCGATCCCGTGACCGGCGAAATGGATCCCGCGCTGCTCGCCCAGGCGCTGGCCGAGTTGAGTGCGGCCGGAGAGCACGTGGCCGCGATCGTGCCGGTCGACCTCCTCGGCAAGTGCGTCGACTACACCTCGATCGAGCGGATCGCGACGGAGTATGGCGTGCCGCTGCTCGCCGATGCCGCCGAATCTCTTGGCGCGAACCACCGGGGTCGTGCGGCCGGGTCGTTCGGGCGTGCCTCGATCCTCTCGTTCAACGGCAACAAGATCATGACGACGTCAGGCGGGGGCATGCTGCTCACCGACGACGAGGCGTTCGCGTCGCAGGTGCGATACCTCTCGACGCAGGCCCGTCAACCCGCGGTGCACTACGAGCACACCGAGATCGGCTTCAACTACCGCATGAGCAATCTGCTCGCGGCGTTGGGCCGAGCGCAGCTGTCGCGTCTCGATGAGATGATCGCGAGGCGCCGCCTTCATCGCGAGCGTTACAAGGCGCTCTTCGCAGACGTGCCAGGAGTCGAGATCTTCGGTGCAGCTGATGATCAGCATGACAACTTCTGGTTGACGGCGATCGTGGTCGACCCCACCGTCGCAGGCTGGGAACCGTCGGATCTCGGCGACTGGCTCGGTGAGGAAGCCATCGAATCACGGCCGCTCTGGAAACCGATGCACATGCAGCCGGTGTTCGCCGATCACCGTGCAGCATTGAACGGGTCATCCGAAGCGCTCTTCCGCACTGGGCTGACGTTGCCGAGCGGTTCGGCGCTCACCCCCGACCAGGTGCGCCGAGTCGACGAGCGCATCGGGAAGTTCCTGGAGGCTCGGCGGTGA
- a CDS encoding ABC-F family ATP-binding cassette domain-containing protein: MGFIDVNGVSFSLPDGRPLLADLAFRVTDGATTALIGANGAGKSTLLRIVRGELRPDEGSVQLDGGLGVMDQFVGTGQTVEGAAETVAGLLISVAPTRVRAAAIELEASENALIELDDTAAQMRYATALAEYAEAGGYEQEVVWDHCTIAALGIPFERAKWRELATLSGGEQKRLALEALFRGPEQVLLLDEPDNSLDVPGKRWLESQLRATPKTVLLVSHDRELLARAADRIVTIELGAAGNTAWVHGGSFEGYHRAREERFERLDELRRRWDEQHAALKTLVATLKVKATYNDGMASRYQAAVTRLRKFEEAGPPEERPPAQAVSMRLRGSRTGKRAVVGERLELTGLMKPFDLEVWYGDRVAVLGSNGSGKSHFLRLLAGGGTEPDRTLGHITTVGESLARVPHTGRAVLGARVVPGWSAQNHEHPEYRGRTLLDILHRGDANRDGMAREAASSALDRYGLAASAQQAFESLSGGQQARLQILLLELSGATLLLLDEPTDNLDLVSAEALEEGLSRFDGTVLAVTHDRWFARGFDRFLVFGGEGEVYESDAPVWDEARVARAR; encoded by the coding sequence ATGGGTTTCATCGACGTCAACGGCGTCTCCTTCTCACTCCCCGACGGCCGGCCGCTCCTGGCCGACCTGGCCTTCCGGGTGACGGATGGCGCGACCACCGCGCTCATCGGCGCGAACGGCGCCGGCAAATCGACGCTGCTGCGCATCGTCCGCGGCGAGCTCCGCCCCGACGAGGGCAGCGTGCAGCTCGACGGCGGCCTCGGCGTGATGGACCAGTTCGTCGGCACCGGGCAGACGGTGGAGGGCGCCGCCGAGACGGTCGCGGGCCTGCTCATCTCGGTCGCGCCGACCCGGGTGCGCGCGGCGGCGATCGAGCTCGAGGCCTCCGAGAATGCGCTCATCGAACTCGACGACACCGCCGCGCAGATGCGCTACGCCACCGCGCTCGCCGAATACGCCGAAGCCGGCGGGTACGAGCAGGAGGTCGTCTGGGATCACTGCACGATCGCGGCGCTCGGCATCCCGTTCGAGCGCGCGAAGTGGCGTGAGCTCGCAACGCTCTCGGGCGGCGAGCAGAAACGGCTCGCGCTCGAGGCCCTGTTCCGCGGCCCCGAGCAGGTGCTGCTGCTCGACGAGCCCGACAACTCCCTCGACGTGCCGGGCAAGCGCTGGCTCGAGTCGCAATTGCGCGCCACGCCGAAGACGGTGCTGCTCGTCTCGCACGACCGGGAACTCCTCGCCCGAGCGGCCGACCGCATCGTGACCATCGAACTCGGCGCGGCGGGCAACACGGCGTGGGTGCACGGCGGCAGCTTCGAGGGCTACCACCGGGCCAGGGAGGAGCGCTTCGAGCGCCTCGACGAGCTGCGCCGTCGCTGGGACGAGCAGCACGCGGCACTGAAGACGCTCGTGGCGACGCTCAAGGTCAAGGCGACGTACAACGACGGGATGGCCTCGCGCTACCAGGCGGCGGTGACACGGCTGCGCAAGTTCGAAGAGGCCGGGCCGCCCGAGGAGCGCCCGCCGGCCCAGGCAGTGTCGATGCGGCTCCGGGGCTCGCGCACGGGCAAGCGCGCGGTCGTCGGCGAACGGCTCGAGCTCACCGGCCTCATGAAGCCCTTCGATCTCGAGGTCTGGTACGGCGACCGGGTCGCCGTGCTCGGCTCGAACGGCTCGGGCAAGTCGCACTTCCTCCGCCTGCTCGCGGGCGGCGGCACCGAACCCGACCGCACCCTCGGGCACATCACGACCGTGGGGGAGTCGCTCGCGCGGGTGCCGCACACCGGCCGGGCGGTGCTCGGTGCCCGGGTCGTGCCCGGCTGGTCCGCGCAGAACCACGAGCACCCCGAGTACCGCGGCCGCACCCTGCTCGACATCCTGCATCGCGGCGACGCGAATCGCGACGGCATGGCGCGCGAGGCGGCGAGTTCCGCCCTCGACCGGTACGGGCTCGCGGCATCCGCGCAGCAGGCCTTCGAGTCGCTCTCGGGCGGCCAGCAGGCGCGGCTGCAGATCCTCCTGCTCGAGCTCTCGGGCGCGACGCTGCTGCTGCTCGACGAACCCACCGACAACCTCGACCTCGTCAGCGCCGAAGCCCTCGAGGAGGGCCTCTCGCGGTTCGACGGCACGGTGCTCGCGGTCACCCACGACCGCTGGTTCGCACGTGGCTTCGACCGGTTCCTGGTGTTCGGCGGCGAGGGCGAGGTCTACGAGTCGGATGCCCCGGTGTGGGACGAGGCGCGGGTGGCGCGCGCCCGCTGA
- a CDS encoding polysaccharide biosynthesis tyrosine autokinase, translated as MELRDYVRILHKSWLLILACLLTGIGLAAVYSILVAPKYVATTELYVSVRAGDTAVTGDLVQGTTFARQAVTSYVDVVDSAIVLDRVIEDLELDTSTAALSGQIVASSPVNSVLIDITVTDHDPGLAAEIANSTGRNFADIVVNDLEKPEGGGASLVKIETIQPATVPSAPSSPNVPLNLVLGALIGLAVGIGIAVLRSVLDTRIHSLHDIGQITDKPMLGGIALDPDAKKRPLIVHADPRNPRTESFRSLRTNLQFVNLDGGPRSFVIASAGPGEGKSTTTANLAISLAETGAKVALIDGDLRLPKIADYMGIEGGVGLTDVLIGRAELVDVLQKWSRNHLYVLPAGRIPPNPSELLGSAAMARVLETLTSQFDYVLIDSPPLLLVTDAAVVSKLTSGAILVAASGSTKKQELAGAVRALDAIGSRLLGIIVTMLPTKGPGSYGYGTYTYGMSHDLEGTFDVDATRERPRGARS; from the coding sequence GTGGAGCTGCGCGACTATGTGAGGATCCTTCATAAGAGTTGGCTCCTGATCTTGGCCTGTCTGCTGACCGGTATCGGCCTCGCAGCGGTCTACTCGATCCTCGTCGCACCGAAGTACGTGGCCACCACCGAGCTGTACGTCTCCGTGCGGGCCGGCGACACCGCGGTGACCGGTGACCTCGTGCAGGGAACGACCTTCGCCCGTCAAGCGGTGACGAGCTACGTCGACGTGGTCGACAGCGCGATCGTGCTCGACCGGGTCATCGAAGACCTGGAACTCGACACGTCGACCGCGGCGCTCAGCGGGCAGATCGTCGCGAGCTCGCCGGTCAACTCCGTGCTGATCGACATCACGGTGACCGACCACGACCCGGGGCTCGCAGCCGAGATCGCGAACTCCACCGGGCGCAACTTCGCCGACATCGTGGTCAACGACCTCGAGAAGCCCGAGGGCGGTGGTGCGAGCCTCGTCAAGATCGAGACGATTCAGCCGGCCACAGTTCCCAGCGCTCCGTCGAGCCCGAACGTGCCGCTCAATCTCGTGCTCGGTGCGCTGATCGGCCTCGCGGTCGGCATCGGCATCGCCGTGCTTCGCTCGGTGCTCGACACCCGCATCCACTCCCTGCACGACATCGGGCAGATCACCGACAAGCCGATGCTCGGCGGCATCGCACTCGACCCGGATGCGAAGAAGCGCCCCCTGATCGTGCACGCCGACCCGCGCAATCCGCGCACGGAGTCGTTCCGCAGCCTGCGCACGAACCTGCAGTTCGTGAACCTCGACGGCGGGCCGCGCAGTTTCGTGATCGCGAGTGCCGGCCCGGGTGAGGGCAAGTCGACCACCACCGCGAACCTCGCCATCTCGCTCGCCGAGACCGGCGCCAAGGTCGCCCTCATCGACGGCGACCTGCGCCTGCCGAAGATCGCCGACTACATGGGCATCGAGGGCGGCGTGGGGCTCACCGATGTGCTCATCGGCCGTGCCGAGCTCGTCGACGTGCTGCAGAAATGGAGCCGCAACCACCTCTACGTGCTGCCAGCCGGGCGCATCCCGCCGAACCCCAGCGAGCTGCTCGGCTCGGCCGCGATGGCCCGAGTGCTCGAAACGCTCACCTCGCAGTTCGACTACGTGCTCATCGACTCCCCGCCGCTGCTCCTCGTGACCGATGCCGCGGTCGTCTCGAAGCTCACCAGCGGTGCGATTCTCGTGGCCGCCTCGGGCTCGACGAAGAAGCAAGAGCTCGCGGGTGCTGTGCGCGCGCTCGACGCGATCGGCAGCCGTCTGCTCGGCATCATCGTCACGATGCTGCCGACGAAGGGGCCTGGCAGCTACGGGTACGGCACCTACACCTACGGCATGTCGCACGATCTCGAGGGCACCTTCGACGTCGACGCGACCCGTGAGCGACCGCGGGGCGCTCGCTCATGA
- a CDS encoding polysaccharide biosynthesis protein, translating into MAKTDSPERILERGFRAARPVRLSTQFGLDAGAWALAIVLAEVFRYEFDLSQVAVVPMLLLIASAVVLQLAIGWTFHLYRGRFTYGTFEEVRALSAAVVVVAVVLCVPTVLFGTSLSIPRSTILIALPIGLLFMCAARYMKRLYVERRVRPGLDAQRVLVYGAGYLGATLIRRMMTDPDSPYLPVALIDDQPAYRNVRHSGVAVRGTLSDLERIASETDASAIVVAIASADASFLRRVNDEGERLGLHVKVLPRLDEILSGEKQPSDLRDISIEDLIGRHPVDTDVGSIAGYLAGKRVLVTGAGGSIGSELCRQIVQYGPAELIMLDRDETGLQMAQLGTAGHGLLDTRDVVLADIRDVPALQAVFEERRPEVVFHAAALKHLPMLEQYPDEAWKTNVMGTLNVLNAAREVGVDTFVNISTDKAANPTSVLGHSKRVAEKLTAWMATETGLRYLSVRFGNVIGSRGSMLPTFSALIKAGGPITVTHPEVTRFFMTIPEACQLVVQAGGIGKPAEVLILDMGEPVRILDVAERMIEMSGKDIEIVFTGLREGEKLHEELVGASESTDRPLHPKISHARVNSISPERLDKAGWEARIRSARRTNEAAVLGLGDGALVRNAEDSQRD; encoded by the coding sequence ATGGCAAAGACTGACAGTCCCGAGCGGATCCTGGAACGCGGGTTCCGTGCGGCCCGGCCGGTGCGTCTCAGCACACAGTTCGGGCTCGACGCGGGAGCGTGGGCGCTTGCAATCGTTCTCGCCGAGGTGTTCAGGTACGAGTTCGATCTCTCCCAGGTCGCTGTCGTGCCGATGTTGTTGCTGATCGCCTCCGCGGTCGTGCTCCAGCTGGCGATCGGATGGACCTTCCACCTGTATCGGGGTCGATTCACCTACGGCACCTTCGAAGAAGTCAGAGCGCTCTCTGCTGCGGTCGTCGTCGTCGCCGTCGTTCTCTGCGTGCCGACTGTCCTCTTCGGCACGAGTCTCAGCATCCCCCGCAGCACCATCCTCATCGCCCTGCCGATCGGCTTGCTGTTCATGTGCGCGGCGCGCTACATGAAGCGGCTGTATGTCGAGCGCAGAGTACGGCCTGGACTCGATGCCCAGCGTGTTCTGGTGTACGGGGCCGGGTATCTGGGTGCGACGCTCATCCGCCGCATGATGACGGACCCGGACTCGCCGTATCTGCCGGTGGCATTGATCGACGACCAACCTGCATATCGGAATGTGCGGCACAGCGGTGTCGCCGTGCGCGGCACGCTCAGCGACCTCGAACGTATCGCGTCGGAGACCGACGCGTCTGCGATCGTCGTCGCGATCGCCAGCGCAGACGCGAGCTTCCTCCGTCGGGTGAATGACGAGGGCGAACGATTGGGACTCCACGTCAAGGTGCTGCCGCGACTCGACGAGATCCTCTCCGGTGAGAAGCAGCCGTCCGACCTTCGAGACATCTCGATCGAAGATCTCATCGGCCGGCATCCCGTGGATACCGACGTCGGTTCGATCGCCGGATATCTCGCCGGCAAGCGCGTGCTCGTGACGGGTGCGGGCGGATCCATCGGGTCCGAACTCTGCCGTCAGATCGTCCAGTACGGTCCGGCTGAGCTCATCATGCTCGACCGTGATGAGACCGGCTTGCAGATGGCGCAGCTCGGCACTGCTGGTCATGGACTGCTTGATACGCGTGACGTCGTTCTCGCAGATATCCGCGACGTGCCAGCACTGCAGGCGGTGTTCGAGGAGCGGCGCCCCGAGGTGGTCTTCCACGCCGCGGCGCTGAAACACCTCCCGATGCTCGAGCAGTACCCCGACGAAGCGTGGAAGACGAACGTGATGGGCACGCTCAACGTGCTGAATGCGGCACGCGAGGTCGGTGTCGACACCTTCGTCAACATCTCCACCGACAAAGCCGCGAATCCGACCAGCGTGCTCGGGCACTCGAAGCGGGTTGCCGAGAAGTTGACCGCGTGGATGGCGACTGAAACCGGGTTGCGTTACCTGTCGGTGCGCTTCGGCAATGTGATCGGAAGCCGGGGATCGATGCTGCCGACGTTCTCGGCGCTCATCAAAGCCGGTGGGCCGATCACGGTCACTCACCCAGAAGTCACGCGGTTCTTCATGACGATTCCGGAAGCCTGCCAACTCGTCGTTCAGGCCGGCGGGATCGGTAAGCCTGCAGAGGTGTTGATTCTCGACATGGGCGAGCCCGTTCGCATCCTGGATGTCGCGGAGCGGATGATCGAAATGTCGGGCAAAGACATCGAGATCGTCTTCACGGGTCTGCGTGAGGGCGAGAAGCTGCACGAGGAACTCGTCGGCGCATCGGAATCGACCGACCGGCCGCTTCACCCGAAGATCTCGCATGCGCGCGTCAACAGCATCTCTCCGGAGCGATTGGACAAAGCCGGCTGGGAGGCGAGGATACGGAGCGCGCGTCGGACCAACGAAGCGGCGGTGCTCGGCCTCGGCGATGGGGCCCTCGTCCGCAACGCAGAGGATTCGCAGCGTGACTGA
- a CDS encoding GuaB3 family IMP dehydrogenase-related protein, whose amino-acid sequence MTQEIEIGRSKRGQRVYAFDDIAIVPSRRTRDPEDVSVGWSIDAYQFDIPFLAAPMDSVVSPQTAIMMGQLGGLGVLDLEGLWTRYEDPEPVLAEIRNLHPEHATARMQQLYSEPIKPELVTERLAEIRAAGVTVAGALSPQRTQELYETVVAAGVDLFVIRGTTVSAEHVSKNQEPLNLKKFIYELDVPVIVGGAATYTAALHLMRTGAAGVLVGFGGGAASTTRATLGIHAPMATAVADVAGARRDYLDESGGRYVHVIADGGVGKSGDIVKAIACGADAVMLGAALARATDAPGGGYHWGADAHHPKLPRGQRVHVGQVAPLEEVLYGPAPSADGVTNLIGALKRSMATTGYSDLKEFQRVDVVVAPYQSS is encoded by the coding sequence GTGACCCAGGAGATCGAGATCGGCCGCTCCAAGCGGGGCCAGCGCGTCTACGCATTCGATGACATCGCCATCGTGCCGAGCCGGCGCACCCGCGACCCCGAAGACGTCTCCGTCGGCTGGTCGATCGACGCGTACCAGTTCGACATCCCGTTCCTCGCCGCGCCCATGGACTCCGTCGTCTCGCCGCAGACCGCGATCATGATGGGCCAGCTCGGCGGACTCGGGGTGCTCGACCTCGAGGGCCTCTGGACCCGGTACGAAGACCCCGAGCCCGTGCTCGCCGAGATTCGCAACCTCCACCCCGAGCACGCCACGGCACGCATGCAGCAGCTCTACTCCGAGCCGATCAAGCCCGAACTCGTGACGGAGCGACTCGCCGAGATCCGCGCTGCCGGCGTCACCGTCGCGGGCGCGCTCTCGCCGCAGCGCACCCAAGAGCTCTACGAGACCGTCGTCGCCGCGGGCGTCGACCTGTTCGTGATCCGTGGCACCACGGTGTCTGCCGAGCACGTCTCGAAGAACCAGGAGCCGCTGAACCTCAAGAAGTTCATCTACGAACTCGACGTGCCCGTCATCGTCGGCGGCGCCGCGACGTACACCGCGGCCCTGCACCTCATGCGCACCGGCGCCGCGGGCGTGCTCGTCGGCTTCGGCGGGGGAGCGGCGTCGACGACGCGGGCCACGCTCGGCATCCACGCTCCCATGGCCACGGCGGTCGCCGATGTCGCGGGCGCGCGCCGCGACTACCTCGACGAGTCGGGCGGCCGCTACGTGCACGTCATCGCCGACGGCGGAGTCGGCAAGTCGGGCGACATCGTGAAGGCGATCGCGTGCGGCGCCGACGCGGTCATGCTCGGTGCGGCCCTCGCGCGGGCGACGGATGCCCCGGGCGGCGGCTACCACTGGGGCGCCGATGCGCACCACCCGAAGCTCCCGCGCGGCCAGCGCGTGCACGTCGGCCAGGTCGCTCCGCTCGAAGAGGTGCTCTACGGCCCGGCGCCCTCGGCCGACGGCGTCACGAACCTCATCGGGGCGCTGAAGCGCTCGATGGCGACCACCGGCTACTCCGACCTCAAGGAGTTCCAGCGGGTCGACGTCGTCGTCGCCCCGTACCAGTCGTCCTGA
- a CDS encoding low molecular weight phosphatase family protein, which yields MSFRILTVCTGNICRSPLAEQLLRRELAGIEGVTVASAGTVALVGHGMTPEAQTISTRLGATDASAHVARLLTEQFIAESDLVLGLAREHRRAVVELVPAATRHTFTLREFGRLAASVTDADLDASVSPFAGPVEAGLSSAARIASNLKIAVQAAASLRGVVEPLESPDDADVIDPYGQPVAVYEESTAQLVPALQATVSLLARAAQLTQAHR from the coding sequence ATGAGCTTCCGCATCCTGACGGTCTGCACGGGCAACATCTGCCGCTCGCCGCTGGCCGAGCAACTGCTGCGCCGTGAGCTCGCCGGCATCGAGGGCGTCACGGTCGCCAGTGCGGGCACCGTCGCGCTCGTCGGCCACGGCATGACGCCGGAGGCCCAGACGATCTCGACGCGCCTGGGGGCGACGGATGCCTCGGCGCACGTGGCCCGCCTCCTCACCGAGCAATTCATCGCAGAGTCCGATCTCGTGCTCGGCCTCGCCCGCGAGCACCGTCGAGCCGTCGTCGAGCTCGTGCCGGCGGCGACCCGTCACACGTTCACGTTGCGCGAGTTCGGTCGCCTTGCGGCATCCGTCACCGATGCCGACCTCGATGCCTCGGTCTCGCCGTTCGCTGGGCCCGTCGAAGCCGGTCTCAGCTCCGCCGCCCGCATCGCCTCGAACCTGAAGATCGCGGTGCAGGCCGCAGCGTCGCTGCGCGGCGTGGTCGAGCCGCTCGAATCGCCTGACGATGCGGATGTCATCGACCCGTATGGTCAACCCGTCGCCGTCTACGAGGAGTCGACCGCGCAGCTGGTGCCCGCCCTGCAAGCCACGGTGTCGCTGCTCGCGCGCGCCGCACAGCTCACGCAGGCGCACCGATGA
- a CDS encoding glycerol-3-phosphate dehydrogenase/oxidase: MARLKSVTRSTKLGPEEREAAIARLKEKELDILVVGGGIVGTGAALDAVTRGLSTGLLEARDWASGTSSRSSKLVHGGIRYLEQLDFRLVREALIERGLLLQRIAPHLVKPVRFLYPLKTRIFERFYVGAGMMLYDIFSYTGGRPPGVPHHRHLSKRQVMRAIPSLSNDALVGGLTYYDAQVDDARYVASLARTASFYGAHVASRVKVEGFVKVGERVVGVKAHDLQTGEHFEIRAKQVVNATGVWTDDTQRMVGERGTFKVRASKGIHLVVPRDRIQSAMGMIFRTEKSVLFVIPWGRHWLIGTTDTDWNLDKAHPAATAADIDYLLEHVNGVLGIPLTREDVEGVYAGLRPLLAGESDQTSKLSREHIVAHTVPGLVVVAGGKWTTYRVMAKDAIDAAADALDGKVPKSTTQDIPLLGAEGYQAAWNKRGKIARAFGVHEVRIEHLLNRYGTMTDELLDLIREDASLGEPLPGADDYLGAEVVYAASHEGALHLDDVLARRTRISIEAWDRGVSAAPVAARLMGGVLGWDAARQSLEVERYLERVAAERASQEQPDDESADRARLEAPDIVKVD; encoded by the coding sequence ATGGCGAGACTCAAGTCCGTGACACGTTCGACGAAGCTCGGACCCGAAGAGCGTGAGGCCGCGATCGCGCGGCTGAAGGAGAAGGAACTCGACATCCTCGTGGTGGGCGGAGGAATCGTCGGCACCGGTGCCGCACTCGACGCCGTGACCCGGGGACTCTCGACCGGTCTGCTCGAAGCCCGCGACTGGGCCTCGGGCACCTCGAGTCGATCGTCGAAGCTCGTGCACGGCGGCATCCGCTATCTCGAGCAGCTCGATTTCCGGCTCGTGCGCGAGGCGCTCATCGAGCGGGGCCTGCTGCTGCAGCGCATCGCGCCGCACCTCGTGAAGCCCGTGCGGTTCCTCTACCCGCTGAAGACCCGCATCTTCGAGCGGTTCTACGTGGGCGCGGGCATGATGCTCTACGACATCTTCAGCTACACCGGCGGCCGGCCGCCTGGAGTGCCGCACCACCGCCACCTCTCCAAGCGCCAGGTGATGCGGGCGATCCCGTCGCTCTCGAACGATGCGCTCGTCGGCGGGCTCACCTATTACGACGCGCAGGTCGACGACGCCCGGTATGTGGCTTCTCTCGCCCGCACCGCGTCGTTCTACGGCGCACACGTCGCGAGCCGGGTCAAGGTCGAGGGCTTCGTGAAGGTCGGCGAGCGCGTCGTCGGCGTGAAGGCGCACGACCTGCAGACCGGCGAGCACTTCGAGATCCGCGCGAAGCAGGTCGTCAACGCGACCGGCGTATGGACGGACGACACGCAGCGCATGGTCGGCGAACGCGGCACGTTCAAGGTGCGCGCCTCGAAGGGCATCCACCTCGTCGTGCCACGCGACCGCATCCAGTCGGCCATGGGCATGATCTTCCGCACCGAGAAGAGCGTGCTGTTCGTGATCCCCTGGGGGCGGCACTGGCTGATCGGCACGACGGACACCGACTGGAACCTCGACAAGGCGCACCCCGCTGCGACCGCCGCCGACATCGACTACCTGCTCGAGCACGTCAACGGCGTGCTCGGCATCCCGCTCACGCGAGAAGACGTCGAGGGCGTCTACGCGGGCCTGCGACCTCTGCTGGCGGGCGAGAGCGACCAGACCTCGAAGCTCTCGCGCGAGCACATCGTGGCGCACACCGTGCCCGGACTCGTCGTCGTCGCGGGCGGCAAGTGGACCACGTACCGGGTGATGGCGAAGGACGCGATCGATGCGGCCGCCGACGCGCTCGACGGCAAGGTGCCGAAGTCGACGACGCAGGACATCCCGCTGCTCGGCGCAGAGGGATACCAGGCGGCGTGGAACAAGCGCGGCAAGATCGCCCGGGCCTTCGGCGTGCACGAGGTGCGCATCGAGCACCTCTTGAATCGCTACGGCACGATGACCGACGAGCTGCTCGACCTGATTCGCGAAGACGCGTCGCTCGGCGAACCGCTGCCGGGTGCCGACGACTACCTCGGCGCCGAGGTCGTCTACGCGGCATCGCACGAGGGCGCCCTGCATCTCGACGACGTGCTCGCCCGCCGCACCCGCATCTCGATCGAGGCGTGGGACCGAGGGGTCTCCGCCGCGCCGGTCGCCGCGAGGCTCATGGGCGGTGTGCTCGGCTGGGATGCCGCGCGCCAGAGCCTCGAGGTCGAGCGCTACCTGGAACGCGTCGCAGCCGAGCGCGCCTCGCAGGAGCAGCCCGACGACGAGTCGGCGGATCGCGCACGTCTCGAAGCCCCCGACATCGTGAAGGTGGACTGA
- a CDS encoding sugar transferase — protein MSATRPYDRIKRVIDAVGAGAGLVVLSPLLLAISIAVACKMGRPVLFVQERPGRDGRPFRLIKFRSMLDADHRNGIHSDADRLTDFGRTLRSTSLDELPELWNVLRGEMSFVGPRPLLMSYLGRYSPEQARRHEVRPGITGLAQVSGRNAVGWDDRFELDVEYVDRRSLMLDAHILWRTIHSVLRRDGVAAEGHVTMPEFGGSTQTPSGHGG, from the coding sequence GTGAGCGCAACCCGGCCGTACGACCGTATCAAGCGGGTCATCGATGCCGTCGGCGCCGGCGCCGGCCTCGTGGTGCTCTCGCCATTGCTGCTCGCCATCTCGATCGCGGTGGCGTGCAAGATGGGTCGGCCTGTCTTGTTCGTTCAGGAGCGACCCGGTCGTGATGGAAGACCCTTTCGCCTCATCAAGTTCCGAAGCATGCTCGATGCAGACCATCGGAACGGCATCCATTCCGACGCGGATCGGCTGACCGATTTCGGGCGTACGTTGCGCTCGACAAGCCTCGACGAGCTTCCCGAACTGTGGAACGTCCTTCGTGGAGAAATGAGCTTCGTCGGGCCGAGACCTCTGCTCATGTCGTACCTGGGTCGTTATTCGCCTGAGCAGGCACGTCGGCACGAGGTGCGTCCGGGCATCACGGGACTCGCACAGGTGAGCGGTCGCAACGCCGTTGGGTGGGATGACAGATTCGAACTCGATGTCGAGTATGTCGATCGACGGAGTTTGATGCTCGATGCGCACATTCTGTGGCGGACGATCCATTCGGTGCTTCGACGAGACGGTGTCGCAGCAGAGGGGCACGTGACGATGCCCGAATTCGGCGGGTCGACTCAGACGCCATCCGGGCACGGCGGATAG